In Clostridium ljungdahlii DSM 13528, the genomic window AGGATAAATAATTATATAAACAATAAGGAGGAAAAAATAATGTCTAAAATTGAAGAAGTAAAAGTTAATTTAGAGGCAGGTAAAACTAAACTTATTAAAGGATTGGTGCAGGAAGCACTAGATGAGGGAAGCAAAGCAGAAGATATACTTCAAGCTATGATTGACTCAATGGGTGTTGTAGGCGATAAATTCTCCACAGGAGAAATATTCGTACCTGAAATGTTAATAGCAGCAAAAGCAATGTCAAGAGGTGTAGAAGTGCTTAAACCTCATCTTGCAAGTGGGGCTTCAACTTCTTTAGGCACATGTGTTATTGGAACAGTTGCAGGTGATTTACATGATATTGGTAAAAATCTAGTTTCAATGATGATGGAAAGCACTGGATTTAAAATAGTAGACCTTGGAGTAGATGTACCTGCTGATAAATTTGTTGAAGCAGTTAAGGCAAATGAAAATGTAAAAATAGTAGCATGCTCAGCACTTCTTACTACGACAATGGCAGCTTTGAAGAAAACAGTTGAGACTTTAAGAGAAAGTGGATTAAAAGGATTCAAGATAATGGTTGGAGGTGCTCCTGTAACAGCTGAATTTGCGGATTCAATAGGAGCAGATGCATATACACCTGATGCAGGTAGTGCTGCAGTTAAGGCTAAAGAATTGGCAACGGCATAAATATATTATAAATAATATAAGGAGGTATTGTTGTATGTTAACTAAAAGACAGAATTTACTAGAAACTATTAAAGGTGGAAATCCAGATCGTTTTGTTAATCAATATGAATTTTTGAATATGATCATGGAAATGCCTTTGGGAAGTAGATCTAACTACGGTTGTACTTGGAAAGATAATTGGGGGATAACATGGCAGTGGCCAGAAGGTCAACTTGGTGCGTTCCCTGTTCATGATGACGAACACAGAGTTTTAAAAGATGTTACTGAATGGAAGAAATATGTTAAAATTCCTACAATTCCAACTTCTGATGAAGCTTGGGCTCCAGCTATTGCTCATGCTAATTCTGTTGACCGTAATGAGGAATTTGTGGCACCTTTCTATGCTCCAGGTGTCTTTGAAATGACACATCATCTTATGGGCATGGAAGATGCGTTAATGGGTTTATATGAAGAGCCTGAAGCTATGCATGAGTTAATTGACGCCCTTACGCAGTATGAGCTGGATGTTGCAAAAGTGATAGTTGAAAAACTTCATCCAGATTGCATTTTCCATCATGATGACTGGGGAAGCCAAAAAAACTCTTTTGTGGCTCCTAAGATGTTTGAAGAGTTCTTTCTTCCGGCTTATAAAAAAATCTATGGTTACTATAAAGCCAATGGTGTTGAATTGATTGTTCACCACAGCGATTCTTATGCTGCTAACTTGGTTCCATATATGATCGAAATGGGCATAGATATATGGCAAGGCGTTATGAACACTAATAACATCCCTGAATTGATCAAGCAATATGGTGGAAAAATATCC contains:
- a CDS encoding corrinoid protein, encoding MSKIEEVKVNLEAGKTKLIKGLVQEALDEGSKAEDILQAMIDSMGVVGDKFSTGEIFVPEMLIAAKAMSRGVEVLKPHLASGASTSLGTCVIGTVAGDLHDIGKNLVSMMMESTGFKIVDLGVDVPADKFVEAVKANENVKIVACSALLTTTMAALKKTVETLRESGLKGFKIMVGGAPVTAEFADSIGADAYTPDAGSAAVKAKELATA
- a CDS encoding uroporphyrinogen decarboxylase family protein; amino-acid sequence: MLTKRQNLLETIKGGNPDRFVNQYEFLNMIMEMPLGSRSNYGCTWKDNWGITWQWPEGQLGAFPVHDDEHRVLKDVTEWKKYVKIPTIPTSDEAWAPAIAHANSVDRNEEFVAPFYAPGVFEMTHHLMGMEDALMGLYEEPEAMHELIDALTQYELDVAKVIVEKLHPDCIFHHDDWGSQKNSFVAPKMFEEFFLPAYKKIYGYYKANGVELIVHHSDSYAANLVPYMIEMGIDIWQGVMNTNNIPELIKQYGGKISFMGGLHSGLIDFPDWTLENCIKHVEEACKANGKKYFIPCLTAGLPKGYFPNVYETVSKAIDEMSKKMF